The sequence CGCGGTGGTGGCAACCATCACGCTGATCCTCGTGTTCGGTTTCTTGATCAACAGGCGTCATGACCGTAAGCGTCAGCGCGATTGGGATAGCGGCAAATACGGTGCGGCGGGAATCGGCTCGGCGGGCGCAGCGGCATGGGGCGCGACGGGTGGCTTCTCCGGTGCAGGCTGCGGTGGATCCCGCGGCGACTCCGCCGGTGATGGCTGTAGCGGGGGTGGCTGCGGCGGAGGGTGTGGAGGCGGCTGCGGCGGTGGCGGCTAGCGCCCCCAGACGGCGCTGTGACACGCCAGTGATGAGACCGCCGCGAAGGTGATAGCACCGACGTCCCGCGCCTATCCCATTCGCAGTGGTCGATCAGGCAAGATGGCGGCATGGACAGTTCTGCCGTTTCACCTCGGGTGCTCGTTGTCGATGACGACGACGACGTACTCGCATCCCTGGAGCGCGGTCTGCGGCTGTCCGGATTCGACGTCTCGACGGCAAGGGACGGGGCAGAAGCGCTGCGTAGTGCCACCGAGACCCGTCCGGACGCCATCGTGCTGGACATCAACATGCCTGTTCTCGACGGGGTCAGCGTCGTCACGGCGCTCAGGGCGATGGACAACGATGTGCCGGTGTGCGTGCTGTCGGCGCGCAGCTCGGTCGACGACCGGGTCGCCGGACTCGAGGCGGGTGCCGACGACTACCTGGTCAAACCGTTCGTGCTGCAGGAACTCGTGGCCCGGGTCAAGGCCCTGCTGCGCCGCAGGGGCGCGACCGCCACGTTCTCGTCGGAGACCATCTCCGTCGGTCCGCTCGAGGTCGACATTCCGGGTCGCCGCGCCCGCGTGAACGGCGTCGACGTAGACCTGACCAAACGGGAGTTCGATCTGCTGGCCGTGCTGGCCGAGCACAAGACCGCGGTGCTGTCGCGCGCTCAGTTGCTGGAGCTGGTGTGGGGCTACGACTTCGCCGCCGACACCAACGTGGTCGACGTATTCATCGGCTACCTGCGCCGCAAGCTGGAGGCGGGTGGCGCACCTCGGCTACTGCACACCGTCCGCGGCGTGGGGTTTGTGCTGAGGCAGCAGTAGTTCCATGGCCCCGCTGTCGCGGTTCCTTCGCCGGACCCCGTCGCTGCGCACCCGCGTCGCGTTCGCGACAGCGATCGCCGCGGCGATCGTCGTCGGCATCGTCGGCACCGTGGTGTGGGTCGGCATCACCAACGACCGCAAGGAGCGCCTCGACCGCAGACTGGACGAGGCGGCCGGGTTCGCGATTCCGTTCCTCCCCCGCGGCCTCGACAACATCCCGAAGTCACCCAACGACCAGGACGCCGTCATCACCGTCCGCAAGGGCGACCAGGTGACGTCGAACGCCGACGTCGTGCTGCCGCAGCTGCCCGCAGGCTACGCGGACACCGACGTCAACGGCGTGCGCTACCGGGTTCGCACCGTCGAGATCCGGGTGCCCGAGCCGATGTCGGTGGCCGTCGGCGCCACTTACGACGCCACCATCGCCGACACCAACAACCTGCATCGCCGCGTCCTGATCATCTGCTCGTTCGCGATCGGGGCCGCGACATTCGCGGGCTGGCTGCTTGCCGCTTTCGCGGTGCGGCCGCTGAAGCACCTCGCCCAGCAGACCCGCCAGATCGACGCTGGCGACGCGGCCCCCGATGTCGAGGTGCGCGGCGCCACCGAAGCCGTCGAGATCGCCGAGGCGATCAAGGGCATGCTGCAACGCATCTGGACCGAACAGGACCGCACGAAGGCGGCGCTGGCGTCGGCGCGTGATTTCTCGGCGGTGTCAGCGCACGAGCTGCGCACTCCACTGACCGCCATGCGAACGAACCTCGAGGTGCTCTCCACGCTGGACCTGCCCGACGAGCAACGCAAAGAGGTCATCAACGACGTCATCAGGACGCAGTCCCGCGTCGAGGAGACCCTTGGTGCACTGGAACGCCTTGCCCAGGGCGAACTCTCGACGTCTGACGATCACGTACCGGTCGACATCACCGAGCTGCTCGACCGGGCCGCGCACGACGCGATGCGCGTCTATCCCGAACTCGACGTGTCGCTGGTGCCCGCGCCTACCATCATCATCGTCGGCCTGCCCGCGGGCCTGCGCCTGGCGGTGGACAACGCGATCGCCAATGCGGTCAAACATGGCGGAGCCACCAGGGTGCAGCTGTCGGCGGTGAGCTCCCGCGCAGGAGTGGAGATCGCCATCGACGACGACGGCGTCGGTATCCCCGAAGAGGAGCGCGACATCGTGTTCGAGCGCTTCTCCAGGGGCTCCACGGCATCGGTGTCGGGCTCGGGTCTTGGCTTGGCGCTGGTAGCCCAGCAGGCCGAATTACACGGCGGCACTGCGTCATTGCAGGCCAGCCCGCTTGGCGGCGCGCGATTGCTTCTGCGCCTGCCGGGGCCGCGTTAGGCTACTGGGCGTCGTCAGGTGGCCGCTCGGGTGGCCCTCCGCTCCGCGACCTGTCGATCATCGAGAACAGCGTCAGGACAAGGCCGAGGACGAACGCCACGGCCATCAACCACCAATTGACGTCGTGCATCACGGTGCAGACTCATCTTCTCCGGCGACAGATCGCTTGCCGGTCGTCGTCTTGGTCGCGACAACGGCGATCAGCCACGCGGCCAGCGAACCGGCCGCGAAAGCCGCGAGGTACCACAACCACTGGATGACGAAATCCATGTCAAATCTCCTCACCTGGCTGCGGGATCAAGGATGCCACCTACTTCACCTGAATGTTGTTGAGGACCCTCATCTTCGGCCAAGCCGCCGTCACTGCTGACTGGACCTCCGTCTTCGCATCATCGGTCGGCGCCTTGCCGGTGAGCGTGACCGTGTCACCCTTGAGATCGAACCTGAAGTCGGCGACGCCGACGGCGGCTCCCAGGATCGACCCGAGGGTGGCGAAATCCGGTGCGTTGACGCCTGGCTTGACGCTGGTGTTGTCGGTTACTTCTATGCCGGAACCGAAGGCCAACCTGAGACTCTCGGACAACGACGCCTTGGCTTCCTGGTTTGGAAGCTCGCCACCGAGCGTGAAGCCTTCGCCCGTCTGCGCAATGGACAGCGGCGCGAAATTCATCTCCGGCGCGGTCGCATTCGATGCGGTGGTCTCTTCGTTGTTGTTGCCGGGTGCCGTCAACGTTGCCGAAGGGTTCACCCCCGGCGTGGCGGCATCGAAATCCGTGTCCGGCGGTCTTTGCAGCGCCCACCCGATCGCGGCCAGCAGCAGCGGGATTGCCAGCAACGCCACTAGCCAGGCCGCTCCCGGCGGGCGTCGGTAGAAGCGATCCTGCATGGGCCTCCCCGATCGATCAGCGAACGTCCAGCAGGTCGATGACGAAAATCAATGTCTTACCCGACAATCGGTGCCCGCCGCCCGCAGGCCCGTAGGCCTGTTCGGGCGGGATAACGAGTCGCCGACGACCGCCCACACGCATACCGGGGATCCCGTCCTGCCAGCCCGCGATGAGACCGCGCAGCGGGAACTCGATGGACTCGCCGCGATTCCAGGAGCTGTCGAACTCCTCGCCGGTGTCGTACTCGACGCCGACGTAGTGCACAGTCACCGTTCCGCCGGGCACCGCCTCGGCGCCATCGCCGACCACCACGTCATCGATGACCAGCCCCGTCGGTGCGGGGCCGTCGGGAAATTCAACCTCGGGTTTAGTCGCCACGGTCGGTTACGTTACGCCCCAATCTCAGGTGAGTCCTGACCCATAACGGGCACACTGGTGCGATGGCATCTGAAGACAATCCACTGGCCCGCATCCACGAACTCGTCGACGAAGAACGGGAACTGCGAGCCCGTCTGCAGCGGAAAGAGATCAGCGCGGAAGAGGAGCACGCCCGCCTGCGCGACCTCGAGGTGCAGTTGGACCAGTGCTGGGACCTGCTTCGACAGCGCCGCGCGTTGCGCGAGACCGGGGGCGACCCACGCGAAGCGCAGGTGCGCCCGCCCGACGAGGTCGAGGGCTACCTGAATTGATCACTGATCAAAACACCGATGTCGTCATAGTGGGCGGCGGCCACAATGCACTGGTCGCCGCCGCCTATCTGGCCCGCGCCGGGCGCCGTGTGCGGCTGCTGGAGCGCCTCGACCATGTCGGCGGCGCGGCGGTGTCGGCACACGCCTTCGAGGGCATCGACGCTCGCCTGTCGCGATATTCATACCTGGTCAGCCTGCTTCCGAAGCGCATCATCGACGACCTCGGCGTGCGGGTGCGGCTGGCCCGAAGGCGATACTCGTCGTACACGCCGGATCCGGAGAACGGCGGCGAGACGGGCCTGCTCATCGGCCCGGTCTCGACCTTCGGCGCCGTCGACGCAGAAGGCGACGCGGAGGCGTTCGCCGCGTTCTACCGGCGCGCCAAAATCGTCACCACCCGGCTGTGGCCGACGATGACGGCGCCGCTGAAATCCCGAGACGATGCGCACAAGCTTGTGCTCACGGGCGGCGACCGGGAAGCCGAGGACGTGTGGCAGGCGCTGATCTGCCAACCGATCGCGCACGCGATCACAGAAGCGGTCGACAGCGACCTCGTCCGCGGCGTGATGGCGACCGATGCGCTGATCGGCACGTTCGCCGCCGTCGACGAGCCGTCGCTGCGGCAGAACATCTGCTTCCTGTATCACCTGCTGGGAGATGGCACCGGTGACTGGGACGTGCCGATCGGCGGCATGGGTGCGGTGAGCGGAGCCCTCGCCGCTGCAGCGACCGGCTTCGGCGCCGAAATCATCACCAACGCAGAGGTTGACGCGATCGACCCGGGTGGCGAGGTGTCCTACACGCTCGACGGTCAGGAGCGCCGTATCCGCGCCGAGCACATCCTGTCCGGCGTGACGCCCACGGTGCTGGCGGCGCTTGTCGGCGACCAGGTGCCAACGGTGGCACCGGGAGCCCAGGTGAAGGTGAACCTGCTGTTGAAGCGGCTACCACGGTTGCGCGACGAAACTGTCACGGCGGAGCAGGCTTTCGGCGGAACCTTCCACATCAACGAGAACTACAGTCAACTCGACACCGCATACCGGCGAGCGGCGGGCGGCGCGATCCCCGACCCGCTGCCGTGCGAAATCTACTGCCACTCCCTGAGTGACCCGTCCATCCTGTCCGACGAACTCCAGAAGTCGGGCGCACAGACGCTGACGGTGTTCGGCCTCCACGCACCGCACACGCTCACGAAAGGTGCGGATCCCGACCGGTTACGGGAGGACCTGACGTCAGCGGTTCTGCACTCGCTCAATTCTGTTCTGGCCGAACCGATTCAAGACGTGTTGATGGAAGACGCCTCCGGCAGGCTGTGCATCGAGGCGAAAACCACGCTGGACCTGGAGTGGACGCTGGGCATGAGCGCAGGCAACATCTTCCACGGCGCATTGAGCTGGCCGTTCGCCGAGAACGACGAACCACTGGACACGCCGGCGCGACGCTGGGGCGTGGCGACGGCACACGACCGGATCTTGTTGTGCGGTGCTGGTTCCCGGCGCGGCGGTGGGGTATCCGGCCTCGGCGGTCACAGCGCCGCGATGGCGGTGCTGGAAAGCTAGCGCATTTCTGCGGCCCACTTCATGTGCCCCTCGAAGCCGAGTTCGTTCGACATGGCGCGGTAACGGTCGCGTAACTCGCGGTAGGCATCGTGCTCACCTCGCGCTTCGGCCACCAAGATGCGTAGCTGTAGCCCGGAGATTTCTCGTGAGCGCCACTGATGCTTCGTGCCGATCAACAAGAGCCGGTCGATCACCCGGTCCGCTTCGTCATAATCTCCGCGGCACAGCAATTGTCCTGCCATGAAGATGAGCGGAATGTCGATGTTGCTGAGTTGGCCGGTCCGCTCCATATCCTCGAAGAGGTTGCGCCACTGCTGCATCGCGAAGTCAGTGTCGCCCTGCTGCGCCCGTTCGAGGGCGAGGTAGGCATCGAACACCGGAAGCATGTTCATCGCGAAACATTGTTCGATGCAGATTTCGCGCAGGGCTCGGAATTCGTCGTAACCGCGCTTGGGATCCGCGCCGCTGTGTATCAAGGCTATCCCGAACGTGAGCCGGAGCATGATCATCGTGATGTCGTCCATTGAGCGCTCGACTCGCTTCAAAGCGGACTCGATCTCACCCAGGACCTTGCTGTCGGCCAGATATACCCCGCGCGGTATCCCCGCATACTTGTAAGTGAGGATGGCTGCCTGCGAGAACGTATCGGACTTCTCCGCAATGGACATCGCCTCGTCGAAGTCCTCGCGGAAGCCGGGCATACCCGCACGGAACCTGGCCACACCTCGCCACGCCAGCGCCGTCGCGCGCGGCGATTCGAAGATGAGCCTGCCCTGTTCGAAGTCGGCTGCGGTCAAGTCGATGACGTTCTGGGTCCACCGCAGGGATTCTGCGGTCTCGCCCGTCTCGTGCTTCGCCACAACGGCGGCGAACGACAGCGCGATCGTCAAGCCGGGATCTGCGATCGACTCCACCAAAGCCATCGTCTCCGACGCCAACGCTGACGCGTCCCGGACGCGTCCGTGCAGCACATGCTCGATGGTCATGCCCGCCATCCCCACCGCCAGCGACGCCTTGTCGTCGGCCTCCGTACACAGGTCGCGCAACTCCTCGAAACGTGGCGAGATGTCGGGGTGAAACCGCTTCCACATGTTTCCGCATAGCAGCGTGCGTGGCGCGATCTGCACAGCCATTCGGTTCGGCACATCGTGCGGCAGCGCGTCGGCCACCTCGATCGCTCGCTCCCAGCTGAGCTGCGCCGCGGCGATGTCGCGTTTGGCCGACCACGCGCCTGCCCGCATATGCCAGTCATAGGCAGCAGCGAGATCGCCTGCAGCGTAAAGATGCTCGGCGATCAGTGCGGCGTTCTGGTCGGTATGCTCGATCGCTCGGGCGACACGGCCATGCAGTTGTGCGCGGTCGGATTTGAGCTGCGACTCGTAGGCGACCGCGCGAACGAGAGGATGACGAAACGAGTACTCGGGGCCAGGATCGAATGCCGCCTGGTCGACGAGCTCGGCGGCCACCAGTTCATCGAGGGCGGCGTCGACATCCAACGACTCGAGCATCTGCGGCGTGAACCGCGACCCGATCACCGAAGCCGCGTTGAGAGTGCGCTTCGCGGCTGCATCGAGGCGATCGATGCGCGCGGCGATCACGGCTTGAAGCGTTCGCGGCACGTGGATCTCGCCGAGCGGCTCGGCGCACAGGTAGCAGCCGCGACCCCCGAGCAACACGTCGCGCTCGCTGAGGTCTCGCACGATCTCCTCGGCGAAGAACGGGTTGCCCGCCGCGCGCTCGGCGACCAGATCGGTCAGCTCGGCGACCGACCTGTCCTCCCCCAGCAGTTCTGCACCCAGCGCACGCATCTGCGAATCATCCAGCGGTTCAAGAGCAATGGTCTGCGACCGCGGCGCACGGGCCAATGCGCCGTGGTATTCCGGGCGGTAGGTGACCAGAGCCAACGACGGCGTCTGCGGCACCACCGTGAGGAACTCGGCGAGCATCGACTCACTGATTCCGTCGATCCAATGGACGTCCTCGATGACGTAGACGACCGGTGTCCTGCGCGCCAGGGCGGCGGCCTTGACCACCGCGGCGACCCGTCGTCGACGGGCGTCGGGATCGATCTGCGGCAACGGGTCCTCGGGATCACCGATGCCGAGCAGATCGTTCAGCAGTAGCAGATCTTCCTCGTTGGCGTCGGCGAAGCGTGCCCGCACCTGCTGCCGGGCGTCCGCGTCCGCCAACCCGTCGGTGCCGATCGTCGAACGCAGTAGGCTCGCGGCGGCCTGGAAAGCCACCTCCGTGGTGT is a genomic window of Mycobacterium sp. ITM-2016-00318 containing:
- a CDS encoding DUF2630 family protein, which codes for MASEDNPLARIHELVDEERELRARLQRKEISAEEEHARLRDLEVQLDQCWDLLRQRRALRETGGDPREAQVRPPDEVEGYLN
- a CDS encoding FKBP-type peptidyl-prolyl cis-trans isomerase, whose product is MATKPEVEFPDGPAPTGLVIDDVVVGDGAEAVPGGTVTVHYVGVEYDTGEEFDSSWNRGESIEFPLRGLIAGWQDGIPGMRVGGRRRLVIPPEQAYGPAGGGHRLSGKTLIFVIDLLDVR
- a CDS encoding AAA family ATPase, with the translated sequence MATSCGACGAGLRDGARFCDACGTPVAAESRAEYKQVTVLFADVVRSMDIAAAVGAERLREIMGEVFRRSSVIVQRYGGTVDKFTGDGIMAVFGAPIALEDHAVRACRAALDIHADVAPLAEDVESRDKTTLRLRIGLNSGEVITGEIGAGPTTYTAIGEQVGMAQRMESVAPPGGVMVSESTARLVDTVAMLGEIEQVSIKGAANPVPAQRLQGMASGPRPDRLEPTFVGRQWEMSALNGVLERSINGNGSIVGLVGPPGIGKSRIVSEVTARAKAAGAEVFATYCESHTTEVAFQAAASLLRSTIGTDGLADADARQQVRARFADANEEDLLLLNDLLGIGDPEDPLPQIDPDARRRRVAAVVKAAALARRTPVVYVIEDVHWIDGISESMLAEFLTVVPQTPSLALVTYRPEYHGALARAPRSQTIALEPLDDSQMRALGAELLGEDRSVAELTDLVAERAAGNPFFAEEIVRDLSERDVLLGGRGCYLCAEPLGEIHVPRTLQAVIAARIDRLDAAAKRTLNAASVIGSRFTPQMLESLDVDAALDELVAAELVDQAAFDPGPEYSFRHPLVRAVAYESQLKSDRAQLHGRVARAIEHTDQNAALIAEHLYAAGDLAAAYDWHMRAGAWSAKRDIAAAQLSWERAIEVADALPHDVPNRMAVQIAPRTLLCGNMWKRFHPDISPRFEELRDLCTEADDKASLAVGMAGMTIEHVLHGRVRDASALASETMALVESIADPGLTIALSFAAVVAKHETGETAESLRWTQNVIDLTAADFEQGRLIFESPRATALAWRGVARFRAGMPGFREDFDEAMSIAEKSDTFSQAAILTYKYAGIPRGVYLADSKVLGEIESALKRVERSMDDITMIMLRLTFGIALIHSGADPKRGYDEFRALREICIEQCFAMNMLPVFDAYLALERAQQGDTDFAMQQWRNLFEDMERTGQLSNIDIPLIFMAGQLLCRGDYDEADRVIDRLLLIGTKHQWRSREISGLQLRILVAEARGEHDAYRELRDRYRAMSNELGFEGHMKWAAEMR
- a CDS encoding HAMP domain-containing sensor histidine kinase: MAPLSRFLRRTPSLRTRVAFATAIAAAIVVGIVGTVVWVGITNDRKERLDRRLDEAAGFAIPFLPRGLDNIPKSPNDQDAVITVRKGDQVTSNADVVLPQLPAGYADTDVNGVRYRVRTVEIRVPEPMSVAVGATYDATIADTNNLHRRVLIICSFAIGAATFAGWLLAAFAVRPLKHLAQQTRQIDAGDAAPDVEVRGATEAVEIAEAIKGMLQRIWTEQDRTKAALASARDFSAVSAHELRTPLTAMRTNLEVLSTLDLPDEQRKEVINDVIRTQSRVEETLGALERLAQGELSTSDDHVPVDITELLDRAAHDAMRVYPELDVSLVPAPTIIIVGLPAGLRLAVDNAIANAVKHGGATRVQLSAVSSRAGVEIAIDDDGVGIPEEERDIVFERFSRGSTASVSGSGLGLALVAQQAELHGGTASLQASPLGGARLLLRLPGPR
- a CDS encoding response regulator transcription factor encodes the protein MDSSAVSPRVLVVDDDDDVLASLERGLRLSGFDVSTARDGAEALRSATETRPDAIVLDINMPVLDGVSVVTALRAMDNDVPVCVLSARSSVDDRVAGLEAGADDYLVKPFVLQELVARVKALLRRRGATATFSSETISVGPLEVDIPGRRARVNGVDVDLTKREFDLLAVLAEHKTAVLSRAQLLELVWGYDFAADTNVVDVFIGYLRRKLEAGGAPRLLHTVRGVGFVLRQQ
- a CDS encoding NAD(P)/FAD-dependent oxidoreductase, which gives rise to MTDQNTDVVIVGGGHNALVAAAYLARAGRRVRLLERLDHVGGAAVSAHAFEGIDARLSRYSYLVSLLPKRIIDDLGVRVRLARRRYSSYTPDPENGGETGLLIGPVSTFGAVDAEGDAEAFAAFYRRAKIVTTRLWPTMTAPLKSRDDAHKLVLTGGDREAEDVWQALICQPIAHAITEAVDSDLVRGVMATDALIGTFAAVDEPSLRQNICFLYHLLGDGTGDWDVPIGGMGAVSGALAAAATGFGAEIITNAEVDAIDPGGEVSYTLDGQERRIRAEHILSGVTPTVLAALVGDQVPTVAPGAQVKVNLLLKRLPRLRDETVTAEQAFGGTFHINENYSQLDTAYRRAAGGAIPDPLPCEIYCHSLSDPSILSDELQKSGAQTLTVFGLHAPHTLTKGADPDRLREDLTSAVLHSLNSVLAEPIQDVLMEDASGRLCIEAKTTLDLEWTLGMSAGNIFHGALSWPFAENDEPLDTPARRWGVATAHDRILLCGAGSRRGGGVSGLGGHSAAMAVLES